In a single window of the Vicinamibacterales bacterium genome:
- a CDS encoding reductive dehalogenase, with the protein MSRHTRSPSRHAKDAEAGFEIQSDFQRFSQRDDVFRRSWWDARIRSAKSDLFYATYREPLSNWRSTDGFTQKDYALRNAAWQVSDLFTDLKLDADRREGFNDEFTLTRGVADERINLGTPAETAAEIKRVAKGFGADLVGITDYDERWMYVNKFSDLSLTERPQEIPPEVTNVIVTAQSMDYDLIRTVPSALSGAATGAGYSRDAMVVLSVAQYIQNLGYQAVASMNDTSLAIPFAIRAGLGEYGRHGLLITKEFGPRVRLGKIYTDLPLAHDKPIQFGVKKFCDVCQKCSTACPVQAIPNGPPSTERYNQSNIKGVRKWSIDGEKCFGYWAAQNSDCSICIRVCPYNKDFSKWWLRAGRWLAGTPLRRMMLWLDGWLGYGERIDPRRWWSAQG; encoded by the coding sequence ATGAGTCGTCACACTCGCAGTCCATCTCGCCATGCGAAAGATGCCGAGGCTGGTTTTGAGATTCAGTCTGATTTCCAGCGGTTTTCTCAGCGAGATGATGTCTTTCGCCGGTCTTGGTGGGATGCACGGATCCGAAGCGCGAAGAGTGACCTGTTCTACGCAACCTATCGTGAGCCACTCAGTAATTGGCGGTCGACAGACGGTTTTACCCAGAAGGATTACGCGTTGCGCAACGCTGCCTGGCAGGTCTCCGACCTCTTTACCGACCTAAAACTGGATGCTGACCGGCGCGAAGGTTTCAATGACGAGTTCACGCTAACCCGTGGCGTGGCGGATGAACGTATCAACTTGGGTACGCCTGCGGAGACGGCTGCCGAGATTAAGCGCGTCGCCAAGGGTTTTGGTGCCGACCTCGTTGGTATTACCGACTACGACGAACGCTGGATGTATGTGAATAAGTTTAGCGACCTGTCTCTCACCGAGCGACCGCAAGAGATTCCACCTGAAGTGACGAATGTCATTGTCACGGCCCAGTCGATGGATTACGACCTGATCCGCACTGTCCCATCCGCACTTAGTGGAGCAGCAACTGGAGCCGGATACTCACGGGATGCGATGGTTGTTTTATCAGTCGCGCAGTACATCCAAAATCTTGGCTATCAGGCGGTTGCTAGCATGAATGACACGTCGTTGGCCATTCCATTCGCGATCAGGGCTGGGCTCGGCGAGTATGGCCGGCATGGGTTACTAATCACGAAGGAGTTCGGACCACGTGTTCGCTTGGGAAAGATTTACACTGATCTTCCGCTGGCGCACGACAAGCCGATTCAATTTGGCGTGAAGAAATTTTGCGACGTTTGCCAGAAGTGCAGCACGGCCTGTCCTGTCCAGGCGATTCCGAATGGTCCTCCGAGTACCGAACGCTACAACCAGTCCAATATTAAGGGTGTCCGAAAATGGTCAATTGATGGTGAGAAATGCTTTGGCTACTGGGCGGCCCAGAATAGCGACTGTTCAATTTGCATCAGGGTTTGTCCCTACAACAAAGATTTTTCGAAATGGTGGCTTCGTGCCGGTCGTTGGCTCGCAGGTACACCGCTGCGACGGATGATGCTGTGGCTCGATGGGTGGTTGGGTTACGGCGAACGTATTGACCCGAGACGATGGTGGTCCGCCCAAGGTTAG
- a CDS encoding PQQ-binding-like beta-propeller repeat protein, with translation MGSAHETRRLFPWLLIPTLWFFSVGVYGQSIPSAASEDQARSIEALVAPPRDSWPTNGGNIYNQRYSPLDEINRETVGDLGAVWRLHLEGSGVGQKYSGEAQPIVSDGVIYIVTGANDVFAIGIDSGQIHWRYNANLDPDISPICCGWTSRGVGLGNGKVYVGQLDGQLIALDQQTGKLAWSVQAARWEDGYSITSAPLYFDGLVITGFAGAEYGIRGRVSAFHAADGSPAWVFHTVPGPGEVGHDTWPQDNDVWRHGGASVWQTPAVDPELGLLYFSTGNPGPDFNGAVRAGDNLFSVSIVAIDVATGDYRWHFQQVHHDLWDYDSPSPVVLFDVEIDGVVRKALAEASKTGWVYILDRTNGEPLIGIEERPVPQEPRQATAATQPYPIGDAIVPQSIDIAPEGYTLVNGGRIFTPFWTEGVVAKPSPFGGINWPPPAYDPATATLYVCANDRTQFFNGGDRDFEIAPNGARYIGGTFASVPMPSTGIFAAVDMTNNRLVWRQQWADLCYSGSLATAGGLVFVGRNDGRLTALDSSNGRLLWEFQTGAGSNSGTSTFEHNGEQHLVSYSAGNLFAGSPRGDSVWLFSLSGTREPAQSPALAEQPPAPDRQADVNLGRQVFVEACGFCHGPNGDGGHGGPALNGLTDLDLGVASLIVTEGGADMPALGSSLTSAEIQDVAAYLVERLIVR, from the coding sequence ATGGGTTCTGCACATGAAACACGACGACTTTTCCCCTGGCTCCTAATCCCCACCTTGTGGTTTTTTAGCGTCGGTGTCTATGGGCAGTCGATTCCTTCCGCAGCGTCAGAGGACCAAGCACGTTCGATCGAAGCGCTCGTGGCACCGCCTAGAGATTCCTGGCCGACCAACGGTGGCAACATTTACAACCAGCGGTACTCTCCTCTCGACGAGATCAATCGGGAGACCGTGGGCGACCTTGGAGCGGTGTGGCGGTTACACCTGGAAGGCTCAGGCGTTGGTCAAAAATACTCCGGAGAAGCGCAGCCAATCGTGAGCGACGGAGTCATTTATATAGTCACAGGAGCCAACGACGTTTTTGCTATCGGCATAGACTCCGGTCAGATTCACTGGCGGTATAACGCAAACCTGGATCCCGACATTTCACCGATATGCTGTGGGTGGACTAGTCGTGGCGTCGGACTCGGTAACGGCAAGGTCTACGTCGGGCAACTTGATGGTCAGCTCATCGCGTTGGACCAGCAGACAGGCAAACTGGCTTGGTCAGTTCAAGCTGCGCGATGGGAGGATGGCTATTCGATTACGAGTGCACCGCTGTATTTCGACGGTTTGGTAATCACTGGCTTTGCCGGTGCAGAGTATGGCATCCGTGGACGAGTCAGCGCGTTCCATGCTGCTGATGGGTCCCCAGCCTGGGTCTTTCACACCGTTCCCGGACCTGGCGAAGTGGGACACGACACGTGGCCTCAGGATAACGATGTGTGGAGGCACGGCGGGGCGTCTGTCTGGCAAACGCCGGCCGTCGATCCCGAGTTAGGTCTACTCTATTTCTCCACTGGAAACCCCGGACCTGATTTCAACGGCGCAGTCCGTGCTGGTGACAACCTGTTCTCGGTCTCGATCGTCGCGATAGACGTGGCAACTGGGGATTATCGCTGGCATTTTCAACAGGTACACCACGACCTGTGGGACTACGACTCGCCGAGTCCGGTCGTTTTATTCGATGTCGAGATCGATGGTGTCGTCCGAAAAGCGTTGGCCGAAGCAAGTAAAACCGGCTGGGTCTACATTCTTGATCGAACTAACGGTGAGCCACTCATCGGCATCGAAGAACGACCGGTACCGCAGGAACCCCGCCAGGCAACAGCAGCTACCCAACCCTATCCAATCGGCGATGCTATCGTGCCACAATCGATCGACATCGCACCCGAGGGCTACACACTCGTTAATGGTGGCCGAATCTTTACGCCATTCTGGACTGAAGGCGTTGTCGCCAAACCCTCGCCCTTCGGTGGAATCAACTGGCCGCCACCTGCCTACGACCCAGCAACTGCCACTCTCTATGTGTGCGCGAATGACCGGACGCAGTTCTTTAACGGTGGTGATCGGGATTTTGAGATTGCTCCAAATGGAGCGAGATACATCGGTGGCACATTCGCGAGTGTGCCAATGCCATCGACGGGCATTTTCGCTGCGGTAGACATGACAAACAACCGCTTGGTGTGGCGTCAGCAATGGGCAGACCTGTGCTACAGCGGTTCACTGGCTACCGCTGGGGGCCTCGTCTTTGTTGGACGGAATGATGGCCGCCTAACAGCACTCGACTCAAGTAATGGCCGTCTCTTATGGGAATTCCAAACAGGCGCCGGCTCGAATTCTGGAACGAGTACATTTGAGCACAATGGAGAGCAGCACTTAGTCAGCTACTCGGCTGGGAACCTCTTTGCTGGGTCACCGCGTGGAGACAGCGTCTGGCTCTTCTCACTATCCGGCACTCGGGAACCAGCGCAATCTCCGGCACTAGCGGAACAACCTCCGGCACCAGACCGGCAAGCCGATGTCAACTTGGGTCGTCAGGTCTTTGTGGAAGCCTGCGGTTTCTGTCATGGGCCGAACGGAGATGGGGGGCACGGCGGTCCGGCACTCAATGGCCTAACAGACCTCGACCTCGGAGTCGCGAGCCTTATCGTCACGGAGGGCGGTGCTGACATGCCAGCGCTCGGGTCAAGTCTCACATCAGCTGAAATCCAAGACGTGGCCGCCTACCTCGTCGAGAGACTAATTGTGCGTTAG
- a CDS encoding SRPBCC family protein — MPQAVQESIRIFERKHDWSLICEQRVSCPIANTFSFFSTARNLERLTPPFLKFRIHYISSEPLVAGAIIDYSLRLHHLPIRWQSQIEQWEPPHQFVDNQIRGPFKLWRHTHTFRADGSDTIITDTVQFNLYCRALKHTPILTWIHNDLRTIFEFRQREITKVFENGFKCVEIPQS; from the coding sequence ATGCCCCAAGCCGTGCAAGAGTCTATTCGAATTTTTGAGAGGAAACACGATTGGTCACTGATCTGTGAACAGCGGGTTTCGTGTCCGATTGCTAATACCTTCTCATTCTTCTCAACGGCCAGAAATCTTGAACGCCTAACACCACCGTTCCTTAAGTTCCGTATTCACTACATCAGCTCGGAACCACTTGTGGCCGGTGCCATCATCGACTATTCGTTACGCCTTCATCACCTCCCAATCCGCTGGCAAAGCCAGATTGAACAATGGGAGCCTCCACATCAATTCGTTGACAACCAGATTCGAGGACCATTTAAACTGTGGCGGCATACCCACACGTTCCGTGCTGACGGTAGCGACACCATAATCACTGACACAGTACAATTTAACCTCTACTGCCGAGCACTCAAACACACACCAATCCTTACCTGGATTCATAATGACCTAAGAACAATCTTTGAATTTCGTCAACGCGAAATTACAAAGGTGTTTGAAAATGGATTCAAATGTGTGGAGATCCCCCAGTCCTGA
- a CDS encoding sulfite exporter TauE/SafE family protein yields MNWLEIAIAISAVLVGSVVQGAVGFGLALVSAPVLILIDPRFIPAPLLLASLSLILLTAYRDRQGIDLSGLRWALIGRFAGTGVGITALNLISGSQLTLTFGVIVLVSVGLSASGLHLRPNPRTLIGAGTISGFMATTSSIGGPPMALLYQDESGTRLRGTLAGFFVVGVSISLVSLALIGRLGQEELKLALILQPGILIGFAASSRAIEWLDGGHTRSAVLTVATVMACVVILNELYN; encoded by the coding sequence GTGAACTGGCTCGAAATCGCAATTGCCATCTCGGCCGTTTTGGTCGGCTCCGTCGTACAGGGAGCTGTGGGATTCGGTCTAGCGTTGGTCTCCGCACCGGTTCTTATTCTGATTGATCCGCGTTTTATTCCGGCCCCGTTGTTACTCGCATCACTTTCATTAATCCTACTTACCGCTTACCGTGATCGGCAAGGGATCGACCTCTCTGGCCTGCGATGGGCATTAATCGGCCGGTTCGCTGGCACCGGAGTTGGGATCACCGCACTTAATCTGATTTCCGGTAGTCAACTTACTCTCACATTTGGAGTGATCGTCCTAGTTTCAGTCGGCCTCAGCGCCTCCGGACTCCATTTGCGACCTAACCCAAGGACCCTGATCGGTGCAGGCACAATCTCTGGCTTTATGGCTACAACTTCATCGATCGGCGGACCACCCATGGCACTCCTTTACCAAGACGAATCAGGAACCCGATTACGTGGCACTCTGGCCGGATTTTTCGTCGTTGGTGTATCAATCTCACTGGTGTCACTAGCCCTTATCGGGCGACTGGGACAAGAAGAACTTAAACTCGCACTAATACTGCAGCCAGGAATCTTGATCGGATTCGCTGCTTCGTCGCGAGCGATTGAGTGGCTTGACGGTGGTCACACGCGGTCGGCGGTTCTGACCGTTGCAACCGTCATGGCTTGTGTCGTAATCCTGAACGAGTTGTACAACTAG
- a CDS encoding DUF485 domain-containing protein yields the protein MNSFDELKRLNSARWRIAIGLTITMMVLYFGFILLVAFRKSLLATLVSPGLSLGILLGALVIVAAWILVWVYVRWANRHYDSGVAALRGRL from the coding sequence ATGAATTCTTTTGATGAGTTGAAACGCTTGAACTCTGCGCGCTGGCGTATCGCGATTGGGCTCACGATTACCATGATGGTCCTCTATTTTGGATTTATCTTGCTGGTCGCGTTTCGTAAATCCCTTCTCGCGACGCTGGTCAGCCCTGGTCTAAGTCTTGGCATTCTGCTCGGCGCGCTTGTGATTGTTGCAGCGTGGATACTGGTCTGGGTCTATGTCCGGTGGGCCAACCGGCACTACGACAGTGGCGTGGCTGCGCTGCGGGGGCGGTTGTGA